In the genome of Gemmatimonas sp. UBA7669, the window TGCAGGCGCGGCTGCGTGCCATCGACACGACCGGTTGGCGTGTTCCCGAGCAGGTGGACTGGCACCTCGTGCGGGCCGAGATGAACGGCATGCAGTACAACCTGACGGTGCTGACCCCGTGGTCACGCGATCCGGCCTACTACGCGTCCATCCGCACCGCCGAGAGCGACACGCCTGCCGAAGAAGGGCCCACCATCCATGGCGCAATTCGTCTGTGGCAGTATCCCGTGTGGCCGCGCACGCGCTTCGACACCTCGCGTGCACTGACGGGCGCGCAGGCCGCGGAGCTTGGCGCGCGACTGGCCACGGTGCCCACGCTGCTGCGGCAGGCGCGTATCAACCTGGCCGGTGGCAATGCCCGCGACCTTTGGGTGGGTGCGGTCAAGACCTTTGAAGAGCAGCAGGACGCGCTGCGTGAGCTCAAGACACGTGTCGCGGCGGTCAACGGCAACGAGGGCGCCCTGCTCGCGGCCATCGACAGCGCCAGTAACGCCACGGCGCAGTTCACCGCGTGGCTTGTGGCCGAGGCGCCAAAGAAGACCGGTCCCTCGGGCATTGGCAAGGCGCAGTACACCTGGTTCCTCAAGAACGTGCTGCTGGTGCCGCTCACCTGGGAGGAAGAAGTCACCGTCACGCGCCGCGAGTTGGCGCGTGCGCATGCCTCGCTGCGCCTCGAGGAGCAGCGCAACCGCGCGCTGCCGCCCATTCCGGTGGCCGAGACGCGAGAGGCCTATGCCGCCCTGCAGGATTCCGCCATCACCCGCTACACCCGCTTCGTGCGGGAGCGTGGCATGGTGACCTGGGAGTCGTGGATGGAGCGTGCCCTGCGCGAGCGCACCGCGTCCTTCACCACGCCCGAGCAGCGCAACTTTTTCGCGCAGACCTATCATCGTGATCCCATTCCGCTCTGGACCCATCTCTGGCACTGGTGGGACAACGGACGTTTCCGTGAGCATCCGCATCCGAGCCCCATTCGTCGCACGC includes:
- a CDS encoding DUF885 family protein, whose protein sequence is MTALPRHRLVLSAVAALAAFLVTPPSDLPAQEPSRTYAQLLLLHAEWRAFEEPPRVRGIPDYRPATNTRRLAALRQLQARLRAIDTTGWRVPEQVDWHLVRAEMNGMQYNLTVLTPWSRDPAYYASIRTAESDTPAEEGPTIHGAIRLWQYPVWPRTRFDTSRALTGAQAAELGARLATVPTLLRQARINLAGGNARDLWVGAVKTFEEQQDALRELKTRVAAVNGNEGALLAAIDSASNATAQFTAWLVAEAPKKTGPSGIGKAQYTWFLKNVLLVPLTWEEEVTVTRRELARAHASLRLEEQRNRALPPIPVAETREAYAALQDSAITRYTRFVRERGMVTWESWMERALRERTASFTTPEQRNFFAQTYHRDPIPLWTHLWHWWDNGRFREHPHPSPIRRTPLLYNVWMSRAEGMATSMEEWMMQAGLYDVSPRSREIVWVMLAARAARGLGNLYAHSNELTMAQAADLHVSWTPRGWMRRDPLLGFEQHLYLRQPGYGASYVTGGRLMEETMAERARQLGDQFTMQRFLDEVNAVGMIPVSLVHWELTGDDRMLRELGNGATARPFRVK